From Theileria annulata chromosome 1, complete sequence, *** SEQUENCING IN PROGRESS ***, one genomic window encodes:
- a CDS encoding uncharacterized protein (Tap821d03.p1c.C.cand.33 - score = 13.64) — translation MTLLNLSNVVDQLGVSVSSLIARRNLLSFSINQLELLRDTCKKISRIDSFDSNYPKNQILTDFLRNGSRVLEESITLRTNIFSNNDLPLFNRKISNSEKFRYRHNPTDLVSNQLPQNSISDFNKFDHVLNDTLISFITILGNSGLFLNSLDFLRSILSEIRIDSSNYSGLVCTVGIINKCDLFRYKDFLNFTRRIFSKFTRNYKILNYINDLDITLLLFHKISMLYMSQALLPNNDISTQDETELLHLLVTSLEKVLEISKFRDGSSSSVSMKSINNLIQSIFLLYDYDKMLVCKLSLDKLYKINRILSINSDSHYATSNFDSPEQKTESGSTSSTTSIQIKNTSDLHLKVKTVLDNISIANNSYKDVENILKNKKILNEIRIGSSLYFVDLLIN, via the coding sequence ATGACTCTATTAAACCTATCCAATGTTGTGGATCAGCTTGGTGTGTCCGTATCAAGTCTCATTGCTCGTCGGAacttattatcattttccATAAATCAGCTCGAGTTACTAAGGGACACATGTAAAAAGATTTCTAGAATTGATTCTTTTGATTCAAACTATCctaaaaatcaaattttaactGACTTTTTAAGGAATGGATCTAGGGTTTTGGAGGAATCCATCACTTTGAGgactaatattttttcaaacaACGACCTTCCTCTATTCAATCgtaaaatttcaaattctgAAAAATTTCGATACCGACACAATCCCACAGATCTTGTTTCAAACCAACTTCCTCAAAATAGCATTagtgattttaataaatttgacCATGTTTTGAACGACACATTGATCAGTTTTATCACTATTCTTGGAAATTCAGGATTATTTTTGAATAGCTTAGACTTTCTCAGGTCGATTTTATCTGAAATAAGGATCGATTCCTCAAATTATTCAGGCCTGGTTTGCACTGTGGGAATAATTAACAAGTGTGATTTGTTTAGATACAAGGACTTTCTCAACTTCACTAGGCGgattttttccaaatttacCAGGAATTAcaagattttaaattacattaatGACCTAGATATCACCCTATTGCTCTTCCACAAAATCTCAATGCTGTATATGTCCCAAGCTTTATTACcaaataatgatatttcTACTCAGGATGAAACAGAATTGTTACATCTGCTAGTCACGAGTCTTGAAAAAGTCCTagaaatttcaaaattcaGAGATGGCAGTTCTTCCAGCGTTTCCATGAAATCCATCAACAACCTTATTCAGTCGATTTTTTTACTCTATGATTACGACAAAATGTTAGTATGTAAATTATCCCTGgataaattgtataaaatcaatagaATTTTAAGTATAAACTCAGATTCTCATTATGCCACCTCTAATTTTGACAGCCCAGAACAGAAAACAGAATCTGGATCTACCTCATCTACCACCTCAATCCAAATTAAGAACACGAGTGACTTACACCTAAAAGTAAAAACAGTCCTAGATAACATCTCTATCGCAAACAATAGTTATAAAGACGTTGAAAATATTctaaagaataaaaaaatattaaatgaaattaggATAGGCTCGAGTTTATATTTCGTCGACttactaattaattag
- a CDS encoding uncharacterized protein (Tap821d03.p1c.cand.83 - score = 57.77;~SMART pfam:DUF408 (PF04181) at aa 158-339, E()=6.20e-03) has translation MVQSAGTVHFDQSEPLVFYYESFEHNYPETGSNNNNNNINKKSFIKQNFENEGDLTFVDPYSDLESQQVYDQKSYNYRDSTDPSNKQDLNETFSSVYNTDDNHSPVFISTGSSSVVPDPDASLKNGVKSENSPKKETNGTEPVSEEKVTNATYFYKILFHLIDIASDGSRFKCCKKSMVNPCEPCKVVEKLIYTYFDLTTLEDVIAERSKNGICGYIYCCNQIKKSTGESKYKIDVASNSIYEREECDSFCSTNCLDDNEKVNAKVSLSPVELGTFTPRAMRNANNESLKKLYENVFSLRKCFGLPKNFNVNNIVTASTIDLGTQGPNSQDTDTKHKESDQMVLDTNKDEENKNKSKFDGESKKPKDDKRQRIDTFEIFEDFDSADEMTEPPMSEANVKFYKNPEKLVSIYKPSPYNTDLADNTTSTRSFDQESLDLSESEDFPEDEYLGIFSWLWYVLSNFITNKTRDFLNSGIISQNRHNENFDDLYKQCLKGIPNNLLDTLKTHIQNILSTFKPAKNNLLNTKIIEPLAYTIKYVILKNRHHLPLNYNSNLSNNSNEASTNQPQQDQIVFEEPEQNNNIICNEELKEADYQIMLQDVNNVLNNRFLLDQESIDILSELFLEP, from the exons ATGGTTCAATCGGCAGGAACAGTACATTTCGATCAATCAGAACCTTTAGTGTTTTACTACGAGTCATTCGAACATAACTACCCAGAAACCGGAAgtaataacaataataataatataaacaaaaaaaGCTTTATAAAACAAAACTTCGAAAACGAAGGAGATCTAACATTTGTAGATCCATACTCTGATTTAGAAAGCCAACAAGTTTACGATCAAAAGTCTTATAATTACAGGGATTCCACAGATCCGAGTAATAAACAGGATCTAAATGAGACGTTTTCCTCGGTTTATAATACCGACGACAATCATAGCCCTGTTTTTATCAGCACTGGTAGCAGTAGTGTTGTCCCTGATCCTGATGCCAGTCTAAAAAATGGAGTAAAATCAGAAAATAGCCCAAAAAAAGAAACAAACGGAACTGAACCAGTATCAGAAGAAAAGGTAACTAACGCTACATacttttataaaattttgttccACCTAATTGATATTGCGTCGGATGGAAGCCGCTTTAAATGTTGCAAAAAGTCCATGGTTAACCCATGTGAACCATGCAAGGTGGTAGAAAAACTAATATACACATATTTCGATCTCACGACACTGGAAGATGTAATTGCAGAGAGATCGAAAAATGGAATCTGCGGATATATATACTGTTGCAACCAAATAAAGaaaag CACCGGCGAATCCAAGTACAAAATCGATGTGGCCTCAAATAGTATATATGAAAGAGAAGAATGTGATTCATTCTGCTCAACAAATTGTCTAGATGATAACGAGAAGGTGAACGCCAAGGTTTCGCTGTCGCCAGTTGAACTCGGAACGTTCACCCCAAGAGCAATGAGAAACGCAAATAATGAAAGTTTAAAGAAATTGTACGAAAATGTTTTTAGTCTCAGGAAATGCTTTGGATTacctaaaaattttaatgttaaCAATATTGTAACAGCCAGTACCATAGATTTAGGAACCCAGGGTCCAAATTCACAGGATACTGATACTAAACATAAAGAAAGTGACCAAATGGTGTTAGACACAAATAAAGACGAGGAAAACAAGaataaatctaaatttGATGGGGAATCAAAGAAACCTAAAGACGATAAGAGACAGAGAATTGATacatttgaaatatttgaGGACTTCGACTCGGCAGATGAAATGACTGAACCGCCAATGTCAGAAGCAAAcgtaaaattttataaaaatccAGAAAAACTCGtttcaatttataaacCATCGCCTTATAATACCGATTTAGCAGATAATACAACAAGTACGAGGTCATTCGATCAAGAGAGTCTGGATCTTTCAGAAAGTGAAGACTTCCCAGAAGACGAGTACCTGGGGATTTTCTCATGGTTGTGGTACGTTCTGAGTAATTTCATTACAAATAAAACGCGCGATTTCCTCAACTCTGGAATAATAAGCCAAAATCGCCATAAT gaAAATTTTGATGATTTGTATAAACAGTGCCTGAAAGGGATACCAAACAACCTTCTTGATACACTAAAGACACACATACAGAACATATTGTCAACATTTAAACCAGCCaag AATAATCTACTCAATACTAAGATAATAGAACCGTTGGCATATACAATTAAGTATGTGATACTAAAAAATCGCCACCACTTACCTCTCAATTATAACTCAAATTTGTCTAATAATTCGAACGAAGCCAGTACAAATCAGCCACAGCAAGACCAGATTGTGTTTGAAGAACCAGAAcaaaacaataatataatttgtaatgaAGAGCTGAAAGAAGCAgattatcaaataatgtTGCAAGATGTAAACaatgttttaaataatcGATTCCTACTCGACCAAGAGTCAATAGATATACTGTCTGAGCTTTTCCTGGAACCTTGA
- a CDS encoding uncharacterized protein (Tap821d03.p1c.C.cand.32 - score = 18.69;~Signal peptide predicted for TA16420 by SignalP 2.0 HMM (Signal peptide probability 0.671, signal anchor probability 0.000) with cleavage site probability 0.640 between residues 17 and 18) has translation MIPYFLLTFIIVKYSFSVYDPKFYIHDKDFSLNTNSLFNELCLDTPKKNVVCIILKPDILNNLICYDKCCLMCVNRLQMNKCYYLDTLSPKCSGTILYPLIDAKSSNAVPSNSDTSLIELGNFENPDGCATLIDETCRINRDFSHSLDLLVPGRKSNVLSIRLNPSKAADRNFIIQELDFNLPPRDEFLEYLNTIITDNFYPHVKQYLKNVEKMLKFRECVLLNELDIIFHNITQFPLTTYRRFELHYLYTTSLTLFLRIMTFKTFLVSGFSNFAYIVYKKLEELWINIVESDLKSVVPSISKFLSVYDSYEVDLYSELRLIMDPAVYNEILTNSTSYSKQLEDTKGELPRIERDKLITESNEFLKRINLLLIKQCEPPSTYGPQCTVRFFKALEDKYNKF, from the exons atGATTccttattttttacttaCTTTTATTATAGTTAAATATTCCTTTTCTGTATATGATCCTAAATTTTACATACATGATAAGGATTTTTCACTCAACACCAATAGTTTGTTCAATGAGTTATGCTTAGATACACCGAAGAAGAATGTAGTTTGTATAATTCTGAAGCCAGATATCTTAAATAACCTTATATGTTATGATAAATGCTGTTTGATGTGTGTCAATAGACTCCAAATGAACAAGTGTTACTATTTAGATACCCTATCTCCTAAATGTTCAGGAACGATTTTGTACCCTTTAATTGACGCTAAATCATCCAATGCAGTTCCCAGTAACTCCGACACCAGCTTAATTGAGCTAGGGAACTTTGAAAATCCTGATGGCTGTGCAACTTTGATTGATGAAACTTGCAGAATTAATCGTGACTTTTCTCATAGTCTGGACTTATTGGTTCCAGGCAGGAAATCAAACGTCTTGTCCATAAGATTAAATCCTTCAAAAGCTGCGGATAGAAACTTCATTATTCAGGAATTAGATTTCAACTTACCTCCTAGAGATGAATTTTTGGAATACCTTAATACAATCATCACTGAcaat ttttatcCGCATGTGAAGCAGTATCTAAAGAACGTGGAAAAAATGCTTAAGTTCAGAGAATGTGTTTTATTGAATGAACTTGACATAATATTCCACAACATTACACAGTTTCCACTCACAACTTACCGGAGGTTCGAGTTACATTACTTATATACCACTTCATTAACTTTATTTCTTAGAATAATGACCTTTAAAACTTTCCTTGTTAGTGGTTTCTCAAATTTTGCCTACATTGTATACAAGAAACTTGAAG AATTGTGGATCAATATTGTCGAAAGCGATTTAAAGAGCGTGGTTCCATCAATATCGAAATTTTTAAGTGTTTATGATTCGTATGAGGTTGATTTGTATTCTGAGCTAAGATTAATTATGGACCCTGCTGTATATAACGAAATTTTAACTAACTCGACTTCATATTCTAAACAACTTGAGGACACAAAAGGTGAATTACCAAGGATTGAAAGGGACAAATTGATTACCGAGTCTAACGAGTTTTTAAAGAGAATCAACCTTTTGCTCATCAAGCAATGTGAACCTCCATCAACTTATGGTCCTCAATGCACTGTTCGTTTCTTCAAGGCTTTAGAGGATAAATACAACAAGTTTtaa
- a CDS encoding uncharacterized protein (Tap821d03.p1c.cand.80 - score = 22.18;~SMART RING (SM00184) at aa 237-275, E()=8.56e-06) translates to MGNLNSKSPRNNLEFEVLEQEIIPTDNQYILDESFDPPEYIKPVDNFVISKLEHKKTIFLLKTVTVNPYPACNKFSICFEYDTAEPCTVIFKFGQKHMGLNNGIPRYFININVINFSFSKPNRISKEFNLEVGTNKKFELKYSYLLRLRNVTLETASFTTERKFVPILIVINSLNNDFTYFAMCGLKKDLNGKWHIYVTKRRIKVGSCGYLVQEVYGLNESEYGIKKDQKDERIRNCAICLETPSNTILLPCSHICLCSDCSKTVSIQFGACPMCRSVVNQILHINQQS, encoded by the exons ATGGGAAACCTAAATTCTAAATCTCCaagaaataatttagaattcGAAGTCTTAGAACAGGAAATAATCCCAACGGATAATCAATATATTCTAGATGAG aGTTTTGATCCTCcagaatatataaaaccagtagataattttgtaatttcaAAATTGGAACAcaaaaaaacaattttcCTACTCAAAACCGTAACGGTTAATCCTTACCCG gcttgtaataaattttcgATCTGTTTTGAATACGACACGGCTGAACCCTGCACggttatttttaaattcgGACAAAAACATATGGGATTAAATAATGGCATTCCAAGgtattttataaacataaatgttataaattttagtttttCTAAACCAAATCGCATTAGCAAGGAATTTAATTTGGAAGTCGGAACTAATAAGAAGtttgaattaaaatattcgTATTTGCTCCGACTACGTAATGTTACCTTGGAAACCGCCTCCTTTACAACTGAGCGTAAATTTGTGCCGATTCTGATCGTAATTAATTCGTTGAATAACGACTTTACCTATTTTGCAATGTGCGGCTTAAAGAAAGACTTAAACGGGAAGTGGCATATTTATGTAACCAAGAGAAGGATTAAGGTTGGATCGTGCGGCTATTTGGTTCAGGAAGTATATGGATTGAACGAGTCGGAATATGGAATCAAGAAAGATCAAAAGGATGAACGGATTAGAAATTGTGCAATTTGTCTAGAAACGCCTTCAAACACTATTCTGCTTCCCTGTAGTCACATATGTCTCTGTTCTGATTGTTCCAAAACAGTTTCAATCCAGTTTGGAGCATGCCCTATGTGCAGAAGCGTCGTGAACCAGATTCTACACATTAACCAACAAAGttga
- a CDS encoding uncharacterized protein (Tap821d03.p1c.C.cand.34 - score = 61.36) — MSSETSSESEVDPNSDLLDCTDEELRDFKINNDLPKNTDPSDEDKTLDNNRNQNDLYSSENKELEEDENFGTDNTFSNHRFYNNEDKNSDDELDAQNFQSLNANTDECEQFQNSETITNETNTQNVDYSFGDSIPPQDPSENDLEQKSEVDSEQLLEPDSEPKSPEPSCDPSEYSESNKDNQPEEHEEKDSFDNETPEQLSDQVSEKLSESVPDQNSEQLSEPQVEQMSETTPQTEVAQPESPRTDSKSKHHKRFKSTTKTFESLFHKSSIGKSSKSKTKSSSKTEETPSSKDVVVTSTSSYTSSATKKKDKGPCWTYYEIPGKPGRKGPTLGVFCDSMRSNKSYQRTDTSKDQKCIVLQTPDSLERYLHPFQVVSNYYLNTNYIKYYTNSNNMEDSVVNSYYYTNMMTQRKTLFPYCVTKTISGNVPGMGRVLACGTQCGKIIIYSFFTLDELIVLDTRTVYDRYLSRENSIDSETDFDIDKAIDSTIFEVNSLAFITTFENYSTILAIGNHLGHLLLYQIPKMQLIKLIYPSNMSNANMYLRSNSSNTITSSMSITSSCCDESESESVLIDELELLKFRRHKILNPNNQQDSESQNDEVAFITCLGYCPTTGDLWVGYGNSSFAIYSSTFKLKKFYTSNSLSDTNNNIVIDDNVYGVNNFEYCTYEQIVLVVYGNVKVDIFTFSGNFLSTISSTRLTNATTPISSVHVSNNPNGSILYIGLMDGSLLVKQIMYNTNKNIIAKENGDHNDGLDELVINTIEFILLYKFIYKFDGEINSGAPVTCICPVPSQQLVLLGDASGGLSVISNLTI, encoded by the coding sequence ATGTCAAGTGAAACATCCAGTGAATCTGAAGTCGATCCTAACAGTGACCTTTTAGATTGTACTGATGAAGAATTACgagattttaaaataaacaatGATTTACCAAAAAATACTGATCCTTCAGATGAAGATAAAACTCTTGATAACAATCGCAATCAAAATGATCTTTATTCCTCCGAAAATAAGGAATTAGAAGAGGatgaaaattttggaaCCGATAATACTTTTTCAAATCATAGATTTTACAACAATGAAGATAAAAACTCTGATGATGAGTTAGATGCCCAAAATTTTCAATCATTAAACGCCAATACAGATGAATGTGAACAATTTCAAAATTCGGAAACCATCACTAATGAAACCAATACACAAAATGTTGATTATTCATTTGGTGATTCAATACCTCCTCAAGATCCCAGTGAAAATGATCTCGAACAAAAATCTGAAGTGGATTCTGAACAATTGTTAGAACCAGATTCAGAACCTAAATCACCAGAACCATCATGCGACCCTTCCGAATACTCTGAATCCAACAAAGATAATCAACCAGAGGAACATGAAGAAAAAGATTCATTTGACAATGAAACTCCTGAACAATTGTCAGATCAGGTTTCAGAAAAGTTATCCGAGTCAGTTCCCGATCAAAATTCTGAACAATTATCGGAACCACAGGTTGAACAAATGTCAGAAACAACACCGCAAACAGAGGTTGCACAACCAGAGTCACCGCGTACGGATTCCAAGTCTAAACATCACAAAAGGTTTAAATCCACAACGAAAACATTCGAATCACTGTTCCACAAATCATCCATCGGAAAGTCGAGCAAATCAAAAACTAAAAGTTCTTCAAAAACAGAGGAAACTCCATCATCAAAAGACGTAGTTGTAACTAGCACATCATCTTATACATCTTCAGCAACAAAGAAAAAGGATAAGGGTCCTTGTTGGACATACTATGAAATACCAGGTAAACCAGGAAGAAAAGGACCAACACTGGGAGTATTTTGTGACTCTATGAGGTCAAACAAATCTTACCAAAGAACAGATACGAGCAAGGACCAAAAGTGTATAGTACTGCAGACACCAGATTCACTAGAGAGATATCTGCACCCATTTCAAGTGGTTTCAAACTACTACTTAAACACAAACTACATTAAGTACTACACTAACAGCAACAACATGGAAGATTCAGTAGTTAAtagttattattatacaaacATGATGACACAAAGAAAGACACTCTTCCCGTATTGCGTTACGAAAACGATATCAGGAAACGTGCCCGGAATGGGAAGAGTTTTAGCATGCGGAACACAATGCGggaaaataattatatactcaTTTTTTACACTCGACGAACTGATCGTTCTCGATACTAGAACGGTCTACGACAGGTATTTATCAAGAGAAAACTCAATAGATTCTGAAACTGATTTCGATATCGATAAAGCTATAGATTCCACAATATTTGAAGTTAATTCACTGGCATTCATAACAACATTCGAAAATTATAGTACAATTCTAGCAATAGGGAACCATTTAGGACACCTTTTACTGTACCAGATACCCAAAATGCAACTAATTAAACTTATATACCCGTCTAATATGTCAAATGCCAATATGTACCTAAGATCCAATTCTTCCAATACAATAACATCTAGCATGTCCATTACTAGTTCTTGCTGTGATGAAAGTGAGTCAGAGTCTGTTCTGATAGACGAACTTGaactattaaaatttaggagacataaaatattaaaccCAAACAACCAACAAGATTCGGAATCACAAAATGATGAAGTGGCCTTTATAACATGTCTGGGCTACTGTCCCACTACAGGAGACCTCTGGGTAGGTTATGGAAACTCGTCGTTTGCAATATACTCGAGCACCTTCAAACTTAAGAAGTTTTACACCTCAAATAGCCTGTCAGACACCAACAATAACATAGTAATTGATGACAACGTCTATGGAGTTAATAACTTCGAGTATTGCACCTACGAACAAATAGTTCTGGTGGTTTACGGGAACGTCAAGGTTGATATATTCACCTTTTCGGGAAATTTTCTTAGCACCATCAGCTCCACGAGACTAACTAATGCCACAACTCCAATTTCCTCAGTTCATGTTTCCAATAACCCTAACGGCAGTATACTCTACATAGGGTTAATGGACGGCTCTCTCCTTGTAAAACAGATCATGTACAATACTAACAAGAATATCATTGCAAAAGAAAACGGGGACCATAATGATGGTTTGGATGAATTGGTAATCAACACAATTGAATTCATCTTGCtctacaaatttatttacaagTTCGATGGAGAAATAAACTCCGGAGCACCAGTAACATGTATTTGTCCTGTTCCATCACAACAGCTCGTCCTACTTGGAGACGCATCAGGAGGTCTATCTGTCATATCTAACTTAACCatataa
- a CDS encoding chaperonin (T-complex protein 1 (TCP1), theta subunit) (Tap821d03.p1c.cand.82 - score = 47.24;~SMART pfam:cpn60_TCP1 (PF00118) at aa 36-537, E()=3.20e-139) produces the protein MFQHKFGARALMREGGKFLGAADNPTLRNIEAIQQISDMLKTSLGPNSMKKLIVNHIDKKFVTSDCNTILAELEVVHPVGKIVLSSVESQKLQFGDGSNTLVALLGELLTNAGELLQDGVHISDIRKGYEIAFNKLMEHLPSLVCYNIKDLRDHESLRRVLYTAMNSKFSYMSEFLSKLVTDAVISVMPTDVSMFDPENIRVVKLTGGSLMESNLVNGLVLIREPLGSVKKAYNCRVLVLSVGLEFSGPETKGTVLLKTAEQLLNYTKGEEREMETVIKSISDKGVGVIVCNGAVSEMALHFCNKYNILVLKLVSKFDLRRVCRTTRSQAVMNLSQLLPQPADLQNGETPEVNEEFGYVESMELTEISSKKCVIIRAKDSRVNTIILKGATNNQLDEVERGIDDAVALVDNLKVDGKFLPGAGAVELQLSVLLKKFSDTVSGLERYAVEAFAKSLQVVPKILATNAGVDCETLLTNLLSLHENGKIHSCVDIETGSCGDSVELKVFDHYQTKHNLLTLCYEALMTILTVDQIIVAKPAGGPKPPGQNNPDF, from the exons ATGTTTCAACATAAATTCGGAGCCAGAGCTCTCATGAGAGAGGGCGGGAAGTTTTTGGGAGCAGCAGATAACCCAACGCTAAGGAACATAGAAGCAATTCAACAAATCTCGGACATGTTAAAGACGTCCTTGGGACCTAATAGCATGAAGAAACTCATTGTAAACCATATCGACAAAAAATTCGTTACCTCAGATTGCAACACCATTCTGGCAGAATTGGAAGTAGTACACCCAGTAGGGAAGATAGTACTGAGTTCAGTGGAATCACAAAAGCTCCAGTTCGGAGACGGAAGTAATACGCTGGTGGCTCTCCTGGGAGAGCTTTTAACAAACGCAGGAGAGTTGTTGCAAGATGGAGTACACATTTCAGATATCAGAAAAGGATACGAAATAGCATTTAACAAACTAATGGAACATTTGCCAA GTCTGGTTTGTTACAATATCAAGGATTTGAGAGATCATGAAAGCTTGAGAAGAGTGTTGTACACAGCAATGAACTCAAAGTTCAGCTATATGTCAGAATTCTTAAGCAAACTAGTTACAGATGCAGTGATATCAGTGATGCCTACAGATGTATCAATGTTTGACCCTGAAAATATCAGAGTGGTGAAACTCACAGGAGGCTCACTGATGGAATCTAACTTAGTAAATGGACTCGTGCTTATTAGAGAACCTTTGGGGTCCGTAAAGAAGGCATACAACTGCAGAGTTCTAGTTTTGTCAGTAGGTTTGGAGTTTTCAGGACCCGAAACGAAAGGAACAGTCCTCCTGAAGACAGCTGAACAACTGTTGAACTACACCAAGGGAGAAGAAAGGGAAATGGAAACAGTAATCAAGTCAATAAGTGATAAAGGAGTTGGAGTTATTGTATGTAACGGAGCAGTCTCAGAAATGGCACTTCACTTCTGTAACAAATACAATATCCTTGTGTTGAAATTAGTCTCGAAATTTGACCTCAGGAGAGTCTGTAGAACCACAAGGTCCCAAGCAGTAATGAACCTTTCCCAACTACTACCACAACCAGCTGATCTCCAAAATGGAGAAACCCCAGAAGTAAACGAGGAATTTGGATACGTGGAAAGCATGGAATTAACTGAAATTAGCAGCAAGAAGTGTGTCATAATAAGAGCAAAGGACTCCAGAGTTAATACAATCATACTTAAGGGAGCAACGAATAACCAATTAGATGAAGTGGAAAGAGGAATTGATGACGCAGTAGCATTGgtagataatttaaaagtgGATGGAAAGTTTTTACCAGGAGCAGGAGCAGTGGAATTACAACTTTCAGTACTACTGAAAAAGTTTAGCGACACAGTGTCAGGACTTGAAAGATACGCGGTTGAAGCCTTTGCAAAATCTCTACAAGTAGTACCCAAAATATTGGCAACCAACGCAGGAGTCGACTGCGAAACACTCCTGACGAATCTTCTGAGCCTCCATGAAAATGGAAAGATTCATTCATGTGTAGATATTGAAACTGGAAGCTGCGGAGATTCCGTTGAGTTGAAAGTATTCGATCATTATCAAACGaaacataatttattaacactGTGTTACGAAGCACTGATGACTATACTAACAGTAGACCAAATCATTGTGGCAAAACCAGCAGGAGGACCAAAACCACCAGGCCAAAATAACCCAGATTTctaa
- a CDS encoding uncharacterized protein (Tap821d03.p1c.cand.81 - score = 22.41), with amino-acid sequence MPTPSDSNSSGKARRKSRFDDPNPVKRSGFSDSKNASSNVQPNFNLQNVTTPSNNLNNLQQNVTLQTMGFQPQILPPFVPPSGFQPFPPFQIPNQNPVFPVVPVQLSHFNPPNDPNLNGVDNKFDLDTCNVGVMASILIESRDKMRDFVPYKEFEDLDKIGGKKEDEPVQNLTLTQRNKVEDFYDELEEIFEQYRSEIHPEDPSLNYSRRRKFNFSKQTNQQPKILSQDDLINPAKRDYYASEFYSNTAKENPGLGCGDDMFETFRRKRSTKYHEDYAIREAVRKDPNCIVVSPGEVCYPCNI; translated from the exons ATGCCTACTCCATCTGATTCTAACTCCTCGGGTAAAGCTAGGAGAAA AAGTAGATTTGATGACCCTAACCCAGTAAAAAGGTCTGGATTTTCCGATTCAAAAAACGCTTCCAGCAACGTTCAAcccaattttaatttacaaaatgtCACAACCCCtagtaataatttaaataatttacaacaaAATGTAACTTTGCAAACCATGGGATTCCAACCTCAAATCCTTCCACCCTTTGTTCCACCATCTGGTTTCCAACCTTTTCCTCCATTCCAAATTCCTAATCAGAACCCTGTTTTTCCAGTTGTTCCAGTCCAATTATCGCATTTTAACCCACCAAATGACCCCAATTTAAATGGAGTTGATAATAAGTTTGATTTGGATACCTGCAATGTGGGTGTTATGGCAAGTATTTTGATTGAAAGTCGTGATAAAATGAGAGATTTTGTACCatataaagaatttgaagattTAGACAAAATAGGTGGCAAAAAGGAAGATGAGCCAGTGCAAAATTTAACACTTACTCAGAGAAATAAAGTGGAGGATTTTTACGATGAATTGGAAGAAATTTTTGAACAGTATAGATCAGAAATACACCCTGAAGACCCTAGTCTTAACTATTCTAGAAGGCGaaagtttaattttagcaAACAGACAAATCAACAGCCTAAGATACTCAGCCAAGATGATCTAATAAACCCGGCAAAGAGGGACTATTACGCGTCagaattttattcaaatacTGCCAAAGAAAACCCAGGATTAGGCTGCGGCGACGATATGTTTGAGACCTTTAGGAGAAAACGTTCTACTAAATATCACGAAGACTATGCCATTAG aGAGGCTGTAAGAAAGGACCCAAACTGCATTGTAGTGTCTCCTGGAGAAGTGTGTTATCCATGTAACATTTAA